One Streptosporangium sp. NBC_01495 DNA window includes the following coding sequences:
- the ddaH gene encoding dimethylargininase translates to MTRHYLMCRPDHFAVEYAINPWMRPEAGADREVAIRQWETLRSAYEELGHRVSLIEPVEGLPDMVFAANGALVVDGRVYGARFTHPQRAAEGPAYLRWFVDNGYERVRDAAFVNEGEGDFLTLDHLVLAGTGFRTDITAHKEAQEFLGRPVVTLQLVDPRFYHLDTALFPLNGHNVAYFPGAFSPGSQEVLRNLFPDAVIASEDDAAVLGLNAVSDGVNVVINVEAADLQLELKRRGFEVIPVDLSELRKAGGGPKCCTLEIRA, encoded by the coding sequence ATGACGAGGCACTACCTCATGTGTCGGCCCGACCACTTCGCGGTCGAGTACGCGATCAACCCGTGGATGCGCCCCGAGGCCGGAGCCGACCGCGAGGTGGCGATCAGGCAGTGGGAGACGCTCAGGAGCGCCTACGAGGAGCTCGGGCACCGCGTCAGTCTCATCGAGCCGGTGGAGGGCCTGCCGGACATGGTCTTCGCCGCCAACGGCGCGCTGGTCGTGGACGGCCGCGTGTACGGCGCGCGGTTCACCCACCCGCAGCGCGCGGCCGAGGGGCCGGCATACCTGCGGTGGTTCGTCGACAACGGCTACGAGCGGGTCCGCGACGCGGCCTTCGTCAACGAGGGCGAGGGGGACTTCCTCACGCTCGACCACCTGGTACTGGCCGGGACCGGGTTCCGCACCGACATCACCGCGCACAAGGAGGCCCAGGAGTTCCTCGGCCGCCCGGTGGTGACGCTGCAACTGGTGGACCCCCGGTTCTACCACCTGGACACCGCACTCTTCCCGCTAAACGGACATAACGTGGCATACTTCCCGGGGGCCTTCTCTCCGGGGAGCCAGGAGGTGCTCCGCAACCTCTTCCCCGACGCCGTCATCGCGAGCGAGGACGACGCGGCCGTACTGGGCCTCAACGCCGTCAGCGACGGCGTCAACGTGGTGATCAACGTCGAGGCCGCCGACCTGCAGCTCGAACTCAAGCGCCGGGGCTTCGAGGTCATCCCGGTGGATCTGTCGGAGCTTCGCAAGGCGGGCGGCGGTCCCAAGTGCTGCACGCTGGAAATCCGGGCATAG
- the rocD gene encoding ornithine--oxo-acid transaminase yields MTGTDDFIELSERRSAHNYHPLPVVIREAQGAWVVDVEGRRFLDCLSGYSSLNFGHGNPKIIAAAQEQLSRLTLTSRAFFHDQFATFAAGLGDLTGKDMVLPMNTGAEAVETAIKVARKWGYEVKGVAAEQANIIVMEDNFHGRTTTIVGFSTDPDARGGFGPYTPGFRIVKYGSVEAIREAVDANTVAVLLEPIQGEAGVLVPPDGYLTQVRELCTAENILMIADEIQSGLGRTGETFACDHEGVVPDIYVLGKALGGGVVPVSAITANEDVLGVIRPGQHGSTFGGNPLACAVANAVIELLGTGEYQARARELGEVMHERLRGLIGHGVITVRGRGLWAGIDIDPSLASGREVSKALMAHGVLAKDTHGSTIRLAPPIVVSEEDLLWAVDQLGAVLEELAR; encoded by the coding sequence ATGACCGGCACCGACGACTTCATCGAACTGAGCGAGCGCCGCAGCGCGCACAACTACCACCCCCTGCCCGTCGTGATCCGCGAGGCGCAGGGCGCCTGGGTCGTCGACGTGGAGGGCAGGCGGTTCCTCGACTGCCTGTCCGGCTACTCCTCCCTGAACTTCGGGCACGGCAACCCGAAGATCATCGCAGCGGCCCAGGAGCAGCTGTCGCGGCTCACCCTGACCAGCCGCGCCTTCTTCCACGACCAGTTCGCCACCTTCGCCGCCGGGCTGGGCGACCTCACCGGCAAGGACATGGTCCTGCCGATGAACACCGGCGCCGAGGCCGTGGAGACCGCGATCAAGGTGGCCCGCAAGTGGGGCTACGAGGTCAAGGGCGTGGCCGCCGAGCAGGCCAACATCATCGTGATGGAGGACAACTTCCACGGCCGGACCACCACGATCGTCGGCTTCTCCACCGATCCCGACGCCCGGGGCGGCTTCGGCCCGTACACCCCCGGTTTCAGGATCGTGAAGTACGGCTCCGTCGAGGCGATCCGCGAGGCCGTCGACGCCAACACGGTCGCGGTGCTGCTGGAGCCCATCCAGGGCGAGGCCGGGGTGCTGGTACCACCGGACGGCTACCTCACCCAGGTCCGCGAGCTGTGCACCGCGGAGAACATCCTGATGATCGCCGACGAGATCCAGTCGGGTCTCGGCCGCACCGGCGAGACCTTCGCCTGCGACCACGAGGGCGTCGTCCCCGACATCTACGTGCTGGGCAAGGCTCTGGGCGGCGGCGTCGTCCCGGTCTCGGCGATCACCGCGAACGAGGACGTGCTCGGCGTGATCAGGCCGGGGCAGCACGGCTCGACCTTCGGCGGCAACCCGCTCGCCTGCGCGGTCGCGAACGCGGTCATCGAGCTGCTCGGCACCGGCGAGTACCAGGCGCGGGCCAGGGAGCTCGGCGAGGTCATGCACGAGAGGCTGCGCGGGCTGATCGGCCACGGTGTGATCACCGTGCGCGGGCGCGGACTGTGGGCGGGGATCGACATCGACCCGTCGCTGGCCAGCGGGCGGGAGGTCTCCAAGGCGCTCATGGCCCACGGCGTCCTGGCCAAGGACACCCACGGCTCGACCATCCGCCTCGCCCCGCCGATCGTCGTCTCCGAGGAGGACCTCCTGTGGGCGGTCGACCAGCTCGGCGCGGTCCTGGAGGAACTCGCGAGGTGA
- a CDS encoding alkaline phosphatase D family protein: MPELVVGPMLRYVDETSASVWVETSEPCEVTVEVGDVRSEARTFTVHGHHYALVDVEGGGTYEVRLDGETVWPLPDRPPSRIRLLGPDGPNRVMFGSCRTSVPHDLVYTISHGVDVLRAYGGTLPDASDERWPDLLLLLGDQVYADEPSAEMLEFIASRRDTDPKKEIADFEEYAELYRLAWTDPEIRWLLSTVPTAMIFDDHDLRDDFNTSISWRTAMEDVPWWRHRVVSGIGAYWVYQHLGNMSPAERASDEVLSKVYAAEGDGAEVLDVFAEHAYDVPADSRWSYARDLGDTRLIMLDSRCSRQLDPADRRMIDPVEWEWLTEQLHKGGAKRFVIGSSVPFLLPAGIHHIQNWNEALAQGAWGKTVARWSEALRQAVDLEHWAAFRRSFEDLSKLLAGLGKPVIMLSGDVHYSYVAKARGLPIYQLVCSPIRNPLSRTLRLANIVAQFGVASLIGRSLSRTAKIPKPPFKWRITNGPWFSNAVAILSLDTNPTSVRWDTAAGTEVSEITVVELGADSAVH; the protein is encoded by the coding sequence GTGCCGGAACTTGTGGTCGGACCGATGCTGCGTTACGTGGACGAGACGAGCGCGTCGGTGTGGGTGGAGACGAGCGAGCCGTGCGAGGTGACGGTCGAGGTCGGCGACGTGCGCTCGGAGGCCAGGACGTTCACCGTCCACGGTCACCACTACGCGCTCGTGGACGTGGAGGGCGGCGGGACCTACGAGGTGCGCCTGGACGGGGAGACCGTGTGGCCCCTGCCCGACCGGCCGCCGAGCCGCATCCGGCTGCTCGGCCCGGACGGTCCGAACCGGGTGATGTTCGGCTCCTGCCGGACCAGCGTGCCGCACGACCTCGTGTACACGATCTCCCACGGGGTGGACGTGCTGCGCGCGTACGGCGGCACCCTGCCGGACGCGTCCGACGAGCGCTGGCCCGATCTGTTGCTGCTGCTCGGCGACCAGGTCTACGCCGACGAGCCGTCCGCCGAGATGCTGGAGTTCATCGCGAGCCGCAGGGACACCGACCCGAAGAAGGAGATCGCCGACTTCGAGGAGTACGCCGAGCTGTACCGCCTGGCGTGGACCGACCCGGAGATCCGCTGGCTCCTCTCCACGGTGCCCACCGCGATGATCTTCGATGACCACGACCTGCGCGACGACTTCAACACCTCCATCTCCTGGCGCACGGCGATGGAGGACGTCCCGTGGTGGCGGCACCGGGTGGTCTCCGGGATCGGCGCCTACTGGGTCTACCAGCACCTGGGCAACATGTCGCCGGCCGAGCGCGCCTCGGACGAGGTGCTCAGCAAGGTGTACGCGGCAGAGGGGGACGGCGCCGAGGTCCTCGACGTCTTCGCCGAGCACGCCTACGACGTTCCCGCCGACAGCCGGTGGAGCTACGCCCGCGACCTCGGCGACACCCGCCTGATCATGCTCGACTCCCGCTGCTCCCGCCAGCTCGACCCCGCGGACCGGCGCATGATCGACCCGGTGGAGTGGGAGTGGCTCACCGAGCAGCTCCACAAGGGGGGTGCGAAGCGCTTCGTGATCGGCTCCTCGGTGCCGTTCCTGCTCCCGGCGGGCATCCACCACATCCAGAACTGGAACGAGGCCCTGGCCCAGGGCGCCTGGGGCAAGACCGTGGCCCGCTGGTCGGAGGCCCTGCGCCAGGCCGTCGACCTGGAGCACTGGGCGGCCTTCCGCCGCTCGTTCGAGGACCTGTCCAAGCTGCTGGCCGGGCTGGGAAAGCCGGTGATCATGCTCTCCGGGGACGTGCACTACTCCTACGTGGCCAAGGCGCGCGGGCTCCCCATCTACCAGCTGGTCTGCTCCCCGATCCGCAACCCGCTGAGCCGTACCCTGCGCCTGGCCAACATCGTCGCCCAGTTCGGCGTCGCGAGTCTGATCGGCCGCTCGCTCTCCCGTACGGCGAAGATCCCCAAGCCGCCGTTCAAGTGGCGGATCACCAACGGCCCGTGGTTCTCCAACGCGGTGGCGATCCTCTCCCTGGACACGAACCCCACGTCGGTCCGCTGGGACACCGCCGCGGGCACCGAGGTCTCGGAGATCACCGTCGTGGAGCTGGGCGCGGACTCCGCCGTCCACTAG
- a CDS encoding Glu/Leu/Phe/Val family dehydrogenase, translated as MRTLTVPSTTPAATASVSPGRQALDSALFQLDQAADRLDLDDSLRAMLATPRRSLTVSVPVRLEDGRMDVVQGFRVQHNTTRGPAKGGIRFHPRTDVHEITALAMGMTWKCALAGVPYGGAKGGVSLDPASLSARELERVTRRYVNEVLPIIGPERDIPATDVGTDERTMAWIMDTYSMNAGYPVPGVTIGGPVTPGGAPDRVGATSRGVRIAALRALGGSPEGRTVAIQGFGKVGAPAARYLADAGCLVVAVSDRTGAVIDRSGLDVDDLRAWSEETGGVRGYRRADALSWEELLELDVDVLVPAAMEGAITEENAVRVRASLIVEGASSPTTPGADRVLADAGVTVVPDILANAGGVIVSYLEWLQDMQARRWSAREVDARLRGIVEDAFDTTATVSAECGITLRQAAHVIGVGRVAEAHRARGLHP; from the coding sequence TTGAGAACGCTCACGGTGCCGTCGACGACGCCGGCCGCCACCGCTTCCGTCAGTCCGGGCCGGCAGGCCCTCGACTCCGCGCTGTTCCAGCTCGACCAGGCGGCGGACCGGCTGGACCTGGACGACAGCCTGCGCGCCATGCTCGCCACTCCCCGCCGCTCGCTCACCGTCTCGGTTCCGGTCCGCCTCGAGGACGGCCGGATGGACGTCGTGCAGGGTTTCCGGGTGCAGCACAACACTACCCGCGGCCCGGCGAAGGGCGGCATCCGTTTCCACCCTCGCACCGACGTCCACGAGATCACCGCCCTGGCCATGGGCATGACGTGGAAGTGCGCGCTGGCCGGGGTTCCCTACGGGGGCGCCAAGGGCGGCGTCTCCCTGGACCCCGCCTCGCTGAGCGCCCGCGAGCTGGAACGGGTCACCCGGCGCTACGTCAACGAGGTCCTGCCGATCATCGGCCCCGAGAGGGACATCCCGGCCACCGACGTCGGCACCGACGAGCGGACCATGGCCTGGATCATGGACACCTACTCGATGAACGCGGGCTACCCGGTGCCCGGCGTGACGATCGGCGGTCCCGTGACCCCCGGCGGCGCGCCCGACCGGGTCGGGGCCACCTCCCGCGGCGTGCGGATCGCCGCGCTCAGGGCCCTGGGCGGTTCCCCCGAGGGCCGCACCGTCGCGATCCAGGGCTTCGGCAAGGTCGGCGCCCCCGCCGCGCGCTACCTCGCCGACGCGGGCTGCCTGGTGGTCGCGGTCTCCGACCGTACCGGGGCCGTGATCGACCGCTCCGGCCTGGACGTCGACGACCTGCGGGCGTGGTCGGAGGAGACCGGCGGCGTACGCGGCTACCGCCGGGCGGACGCGCTGTCGTGGGAGGAGTTGCTGGAGCTCGACGTGGACGTGCTCGTCCCCGCCGCCATGGAGGGGGCGATCACCGAGGAGAACGCCGTCCGGGTCAGGGCCAGTCTGATCGTGGAGGGCGCCAGCTCCCCCACCACGCCCGGGGCGGACCGCGTCCTCGCCGACGCGGGCGTCACCGTGGTCCCCGACATCCTGGCCAACGCGGGCGGCGTGATCGTCTCCTACCTGGAGTGGCTGCAGGACATGCAGGCGCGCCGCTGGAGCGCGCGCGAGGTCGACGCGAGGCTCCGCGGCATCGTGGAGGACGCGTTCGACACCACCGCGACGGTCTCGGCCGAGTGCGGGATCACCCTGCGCCAGGCGGCCCATGTGATCGGCGTCGGCCGGGTCGCCGAGGCCCACCGGGCGCGCGGGCTGCACCCCTGA
- a CDS encoding MarR family winged helix-turn-helix transcriptional regulator — MTTGLGSSLAYLLSRAERSVNRALAAAVTAEDVSVEQWRILRALADGRGHSMGDLAEAVLMPHPTLTKAIDRLIDRSLVYRGHDPGDRRKVAVFLADRGSELLARVEGGVAEHHRLIEAVYGTERTERLMRDLERLVAALDEAPAAPERAPGGLSRS; from the coding sequence GTGACGACCGGGCTGGGATCCTCGCTCGCCTACCTCCTCAGCAGGGCCGAGCGCAGCGTCAACCGGGCACTCGCCGCCGCGGTGACCGCCGAGGACGTCTCCGTCGAGCAGTGGCGCATCCTGCGCGCCCTCGCCGACGGCCGGGGGCACTCGATGGGCGACCTGGCCGAGGCCGTGCTGATGCCGCATCCGACGCTGACCAAGGCCATCGACCGGCTCATCGACCGTTCCCTCGTCTATCGGGGCCATGATCCGGGCGACCGCCGCAAGGTCGCCGTCTTCCTCGCCGACCGTGGCTCCGAGCTGCTCGCCCGGGTCGAGGGCGGGGTGGCCGAGCACCACCGGCTGATCGAGGCGGTCTACGGCACCGAGCGCACCGAGCGGCTCATGCGGGACCTGGAAAGGCTGGTCGCCGCCCTGGACGAGGCTCCGGCGGCCCCGGAGCGTGCCCCGGGCGGCCTGAGCCGCTCGTGA
- a CDS encoding substrate-binding domain-containing protein: MAEAITPVIEPLEAQLLRGDALRVGLVVPISGVLGLVGPCAINCAILAADEVNLAGGMLGRPVELVLVDGGRPAAQVAAEVAGLARWGAIDAVVGTHGSDVRIELVRALAGRVPFVYAPPYEGGGHAPGVYFLGETPARQLRPGLDWLIDRRRARRWFLLGNDYVWPRLVHGAARRHLAARDVGVVGELLVPYGMRDIPSILERLVAGRPDAVLLSLIGSDLVAFNRAFAAAGLSWPRLCGALEEHGLLGIGGDATGELYGAMGYFASLVTDDSLSLGERYTRRFGSTAPLLNGHGQGCYEAVLMLAALGSRAGTLAVPEVDAIADGTSIVTARGRLTLRGHGVRRQAHIGRADGLDFDIVR; the protein is encoded by the coding sequence GTGGCAGAAGCCATCACACCCGTCATAGAACCCCTGGAAGCCCAGCTGCTCCGGGGTGACGCGCTGCGCGTCGGACTGGTCGTGCCGATCTCCGGTGTGCTCGGCCTGGTGGGTCCGTGCGCGATCAACTGCGCGATCCTCGCCGCCGACGAGGTGAATCTCGCGGGCGGGATGCTCGGCAGGCCTGTGGAGCTGGTCCTGGTCGACGGCGGCCGTCCGGCGGCCCAGGTGGCCGCCGAGGTGGCGGGGCTCGCGCGCTGGGGCGCGATCGACGCCGTGGTCGGCACCCACGGCAGCGACGTCAGGATCGAGCTGGTGCGGGCGCTGGCCGGGAGGGTGCCGTTCGTCTACGCGCCGCCGTACGAGGGGGGCGGCCACGCGCCCGGGGTCTACTTCCTGGGCGAGACCCCGGCCCGCCAGCTGCGGCCCGGCCTCGACTGGCTGATCGACCGGCGCCGGGCGCGCAGGTGGTTCCTGCTCGGCAACGACTACGTCTGGCCGCGCCTGGTCCACGGGGCGGCCAGACGCCACCTCGCCGCACGGGACGTCGGGGTCGTCGGCGAGCTCCTGGTGCCGTACGGCATGCGCGACATCCCCTCGATCCTGGAGAGGCTGGTCGCCGGCAGGCCCGACGCGGTGCTGCTCAGCCTGATAGGCAGCGACCTGGTCGCCTTCAACCGGGCCTTCGCGGCGGCCGGGCTGTCGTGGCCCCGGCTCTGCGGCGCGCTGGAGGAGCACGGCCTGCTCGGCATCGGCGGTGACGCCACCGGCGAGCTGTACGGGGCGATGGGTTACTTCGCGAGCCTGGTCACCGACGACAGCCTGAGCCTCGGCGAGCGCTACACCCGCCGGTTCGGCTCGACCGCGCCGCTGCTCAACGGGCACGGGCAGGGGTGCTACGAGGCGGTGCTGATGCTCGCCGCGCTGGGCTCGCGCGCCGGGACGCTCGCCGTGCCCGAGGTGGACGCGATCGCCGACGGCACCTCCATCGTCACCGCCCGGGGACGGCTGACCCTGCGCGGACACGGGGTGCGGCGCCAGGCGCACATCGGCCGGGCCGACGGGCTGGACTTCGACATCGTCCGCTAG
- a CDS encoding APC family permease codes for MTTEPSLEQFGYRQELRRSLSFTDLLVYGLIFMVPIAPFGIFGGVFQASGGMVALAYAIGMVAMAFTALSYAQMARAFPMAGSVYTYAGRGIAAPVGFLAGWVILLDYVLVPALLYLIASAAMASFVPAIPVWGWLIVFVVLNTVVNYTGIQMTARITKIMLIGELIVLAIFMIVGVVALAQGKAQAGALSPLFDSSTFSWSLVFGAVSIAVLSFLGFDGISMMAEESREDSRRLGKSMVAALGLAGVLFIAQTWVAALLTPNRADLLTKGDPAGTAFYDMAEFAGGHWLSVLTAVATAIAWGFANSLVAQAATSRLLFAMARDRQLPSFLARIHPKHRVPVNATLVVAAISLIVGLYLTTRDDGITLISGLVNFGAMTAFLALHVSVVVHYVVRQGSRDLWRHLVAPVLGFAILLYVVINASIAAQTLGVVWFVVGLVVLGVSYATGRRPTLAGLVDTPAPGTSATSGKP; via the coding sequence ATGACAACCGAGCCCTCACTGGAGCAATTCGGCTACCGCCAAGAACTCCGCAGGTCACTGAGCTTCACCGACCTGCTCGTCTACGGCCTGATCTTCATGGTCCCGATCGCGCCGTTCGGCATCTTCGGCGGCGTCTTCCAGGCCTCGGGTGGCATGGTCGCCCTCGCGTACGCCATCGGCATGGTCGCGATGGCCTTCACCGCGCTCTCGTACGCGCAGATGGCCCGCGCGTTCCCGATGGCGGGATCGGTCTACACCTACGCGGGCCGCGGCATCGCCGCGCCCGTCGGCTTCCTGGCCGGGTGGGTGATCCTGCTCGACTACGTGCTGGTGCCCGCCCTGCTCTACCTCATCGCGAGCGCGGCGATGGCCTCCTTCGTGCCCGCCATCCCCGTCTGGGGCTGGCTGATCGTGTTCGTGGTGCTCAACACGGTCGTGAACTACACGGGCATCCAGATGACCGCGCGCATCACGAAGATCATGCTGATCGGCGAGCTCATCGTGCTGGCGATCTTCATGATCGTCGGCGTGGTCGCCCTGGCCCAGGGCAAGGCCCAGGCGGGCGCGCTCAGCCCGCTCTTCGACTCCTCGACCTTCTCCTGGTCGCTCGTCTTCGGTGCGGTCTCGATCGCGGTCCTGTCCTTCCTCGGCTTCGACGGCATCTCGATGATGGCCGAGGAGAGCCGCGAGGACTCGCGGCGGCTCGGCAAGTCCATGGTCGCGGCGCTGGGCCTGGCCGGGGTGCTGTTCATCGCGCAGACCTGGGTGGCCGCGCTGCTCACTCCCAACCGGGCCGACCTGCTGACCAAGGGCGACCCCGCGGGCACCGCCTTCTACGACATGGCCGAGTTCGCCGGGGGCCACTGGCTCAGCGTGCTGACCGCGGTCGCCACCGCCATCGCCTGGGGCTTCGCCAACTCCCTGGTCGCCCAGGCCGCCACCTCCCGCCTGCTGTTCGCGATGGCCCGCGACCGCCAGCTCCCCTCCTTCCTGGCCAGGATCCATCCCAAGCACAGGGTGCCCGTCAACGCCACCCTCGTCGTGGCCGCGATCTCCCTGATCGTCGGGCTCTACCTGACCACCCGCGACGACGGCATCACGCTGATCAGCGGGTTGGTCAACTTCGGCGCGATGACGGCCTTCCTCGCGCTGCACGTGTCGGTGGTCGTCCACTACGTCGTGCGCCAGGGCAGCCGCGACCTGTGGCGGCACCTGGTCGCCCCGGTGCTCGGCTTCGCGATCCTGCTCTACGTCGTGATCAACGCCAGCATCGCGGCCCAGACGCTCGGCGTCGTCTGGTTCGTCGTCGGCCTGGTGGTGCTCGGCGTCTCCTACGCCACGGGCCGCCGCCCCACCCTGGCCGGGCTCGTCGACACCCCCGCCCCCGGCACGTCCGCGACGTCCGGCAAGCCCTGA
- a CDS encoding acetamidase/formamidase family protein, translating into MNVFSYRPAPEDLSYTFGGRPAVARVAPGSIVETYTEDCFGGRVRSVDDLPSRVCEFPYLNPVTGPFHVEGAEPGDTLALHFVSIEPARDWAVSATFPHFGALTGTHTTAMLTPPLEELVWRYDIDTAAGVVRYHARRSDFTVELPLDPMHGTVGVAPAASEARMTITPDAHGGNMDTPELRAGVTVYLGVNVEGGLFAIGDGHARQGHGEVCGTAVEAAMNTVVAVELIKGVSTPWPRLEDDGHLMSTGSARPLEDAYRISQHDLVTWTSELTGLDPLDAYQLVSQIGEAPVGNVCDTNYTMVAKLPKSTLGRPEVYESAHDRLRALGRRYLAER; encoded by the coding sequence ATGAACGTCTTCTCCTACCGGCCCGCGCCCGAGGACCTCAGCTACACCTTCGGCGGGCGGCCCGCGGTGGCCAGGGTCGCCCCCGGCTCGATCGTCGAGACGTACACCGAGGACTGCTTCGGCGGCCGGGTGAGGTCGGTGGACGACCTGCCCTCGCGCGTCTGCGAGTTCCCCTACCTCAACCCGGTCACCGGCCCCTTCCACGTCGAGGGGGCCGAACCCGGAGACACGCTCGCGCTGCACTTCGTCTCCATCGAACCCGCCAGGGACTGGGCCGTGTCGGCCACGTTCCCGCACTTCGGCGCGTTGACCGGCACCCACACCACCGCCATGCTCACCCCTCCCCTGGAGGAGCTGGTGTGGCGCTACGACATCGACACGGCCGCGGGCGTGGTCCGCTACCACGCCCGCAGGAGCGACTTCACGGTCGAGTTGCCGCTCGACCCGATGCACGGCACGGTCGGCGTCGCGCCCGCCGCGTCCGAGGCCCGTATGACGATCACCCCGGACGCCCACGGCGGCAACATGGACACCCCCGAGCTGCGCGCCGGGGTGACCGTCTACCTCGGCGTCAACGTCGAGGGCGGGCTCTTCGCGATCGGCGACGGGCACGCCAGGCAGGGGCACGGCGAGGTGTGCGGCACCGCCGTGGAGGCGGCGATGAACACCGTCGTCGCCGTGGAGCTGATCAAGGGGGTGAGCACCCCGTGGCCCCGCCTGGAGGACGACGGCCACCTGATGTCCACCGGCTCGGCCCGCCCGCTGGAGGACGCGTACCGGATCAGCCAGCACGACCTGGTCACCTGGACCTCCGAGCTCACCGGCCTGGACCCCCTGGACGCCTATCAGCTGGTCAGCCAGATCGGCGAGGCACCGGTCGGCAACGTCTGCGACACCAACTACACGATGGTCGCCAAGCTTCCCAAGTCCACCCTCGGCCGTCCGGAGGTCTACGAGTCGGCCCACGATCGCCTGCGCGCCCTCGGCCGGCGGTATCTGGCCGAACGCTGA
- a CDS encoding Gfo/Idh/MocA family protein: MKIAVIGLGDIAEKAYLPVLGATPGLDLHLCTRDRATLDRLGDAYRVERRFSSVDEVLGAGIEAAFVHVATGAHAKVVEPLLRAGVHVYLDKPIAYTLAESERLVRLARESERSLLVGFNRRRAPSYAALRELPRDLVVMQKHRARHPADPRTVVYDDFIHVVDTLRFLVPGEVEHTGIRTRVRDGLLEHVTLELSGDGFTAFGIMNRMGGAAEETVEVMGGGSKRRVVNLADVTDHADAEILTRRGDWTPVSRQRGIEQVCLEFLDAVRSGTVLGADDALATHALCEDIVAAAG, translated from the coding sequence ATGAAGATCGCTGTCATCGGCCTCGGGGACATCGCGGAGAAGGCGTACCTGCCGGTCCTCGGCGCGACCCCCGGCCTCGACCTGCACCTGTGCACCCGCGACCGCGCCACGCTCGACCGCCTCGGCGACGCCTACCGGGTCGAGCGCCGCTTCTCCTCGGTGGACGAGGTGCTCGGAGCGGGGATCGAGGCGGCCTTCGTGCACGTCGCGACCGGCGCGCACGCGAAGGTCGTCGAGCCGCTGCTGCGGGCGGGCGTCCACGTCTACCTGGACAAGCCGATCGCCTACACTCTCGCCGAGTCCGAGCGCCTGGTACGGCTGGCGCGCGAGAGCGAGCGGTCGCTGCTCGTCGGTTTCAACCGGCGCAGGGCGCCGTCCTACGCGGCCCTGCGCGAGCTTCCCCGCGATCTGGTGGTGATGCAGAAGCACCGGGCGCGCCACCCCGCCGACCCGCGGACCGTCGTCTACGACGACTTCATCCACGTCGTGGACACCCTCAGGTTCCTGGTGCCGGGCGAGGTCGAGCACACCGGCATCCGCACCCGGGTCAGGGACGGGCTGCTGGAGCACGTGACGCTGGAGTTGTCCGGGGACGGTTTCACCGCCTTCGGCATCATGAACAGGATGGGCGGCGCGGCCGAGGAGACCGTGGAGGTGATGGGAGGCGGCTCCAAGCGCCGCGTGGTCAACCTGGCCGACGTGACCGACCACGCCGACGCCGAGATCCTCACCAGGCGAGGCGACTGGACCCCGGTCTCCCGACAGAGGGGCATCGAACAGGTCTGCCTGGAGTTTCTCGACGCGGTCCGCTCCGGCACCGTGCTCGGCGCCGACGACGCCCTGGCCACCCACGCGCTCTGCGAGGACATCGTCGCCGCCGCGGGCTGA
- a CDS encoding NAD-dependent epimerase/dehydratase family protein, producing MAKHVIAGAGQVGSEVARLLARQGHEVVLVSRSGSGPDLPGVRRVAADAGDREGLTTLTRGAAVLYNCVNPRYHEWARDWPPLAASLLGAAETTGAGYVILGNLYGYAAPDRPMREDDPLDPPSVKGAIRVKVWREALAAHEAGRARVTEVRGSDYFGPGCLDRSHLGDRFVPKLLSGKTVRFAGDPAQPHSWTYVPDVARTLVAAGEGDRAWGRAWHVPTNEPMTAREVAERLCALAGVPDPGVKALPHWLLRAAGSFSPMLRELEEMRYQVVRPFVLDSGASEAVFGIAPTPMDEALAATLAWWRDRLAVAA from the coding sequence ATGGCCAAGCACGTCATCGCGGGAGCCGGTCAGGTCGGCTCCGAGGTCGCCCGGCTGCTGGCCAGGCAGGGGCACGAGGTCGTCCTCGTCAGCCGCTCGGGCTCGGGGCCCGACCTGCCGGGCGTCCGCAGGGTCGCCGCCGACGCGGGCGACCGCGAGGGGCTGACCACCCTGACCCGGGGTGCCGCAGTCCTCTACAACTGCGTCAACCCGCGCTACCACGAGTGGGCACGCGACTGGCCGCCGCTCGCCGCGTCACTGCTGGGAGCCGCCGAGACCACCGGCGCGGGGTACGTCATCCTCGGCAACCTCTACGGCTACGCGGCGCCCGACCGGCCGATGAGAGAGGACGACCCGCTGGACCCGCCCAGCGTCAAGGGCGCGATACGGGTCAAGGTGTGGCGGGAGGCCCTGGCCGCGCACGAGGCGGGCCGGGCCAGGGTTACCGAGGTGCGCGGATCCGACTACTTCGGCCCCGGCTGCCTCGACCGGTCACACCTCGGGGACAGGTTCGTCCCCAAGCTCCTGTCCGGTAAGACCGTCCGCTTCGCCGGCGACCCCGCCCAGCCGCACAGCTGGACCTACGTGCCCGACGTCGCGCGGACCCTGGTCGCGGCGGGCGAGGGCGACCGCGCCTGGGGCCGTGCGTGGCACGTCCCGACGAACGAGCCGATGACGGCGCGCGAGGTCGCCGAGCGCCTGTGCGCGCTCGCCGGAGTCCCCGACCCGGGGGTCAAGGCCCTGCCCCACTGGCTGCTGCGCGCCGCCGGGTCCTTCTCGCCGATGCTCAGGGAGCTGGAGGAGATGCGTTACCAGGTCGTCCGCCCCTTCGTCCTCGACTCCGGCGCCTCCGAGGCCGTCTTCGGCATCGCGCCGACCCCGATGGACGAGGCGCTGGCCGCGACGCTCGCGTGGTGGCGCGACCGCCTGGCCGTGGCGGCGTAG